The genomic window TTCACGGCAGAGGTAATGGCAGAGACCCTGTCCCGCACCAATCTGGGAGCCCTGGAGGCAGGATCAAAGGTGAACCTGGAGCGGGCCCTGGCACTGGGAGGCCGTTTGGGCGGGCACCTGGTAACCGGTCACGTGGACGGCGTGGGCACGGTGGTGGATAGGCGCCCGGAAGGAGACTCGGTCTGGGTTTGGGTGGAAGCGCCTTTAGAACTCGCTCCGTACCTGGTCGGCAAGGGCTCGGTAGCCTTAGACGGGGTAAGCCTTACGGTAGTAGAACGCCGGAACTCGGTCTTCAGCGTTTCGCTGGTCGGCCATACACTTAGCCACACCACTCTGGGCGAGAAGACGGTGGGAGCCAAGGTAAACCTGGAGATTGACCTGATCGCGCGCTACCTGGCCGGGCTGTTGGGCCTTGAAGCCAGGCGTGAACCCGGACAGGAAGGAATAAACCTGGACCTTCTAACCCGATACGGGTTTGTGTGAGGGAGGGGGGAGCAATGGCGTACACCTTTCATACCGTTGAGGAGGCAGTCGAAGACATCAAGGCCGGTAAGATGGTGGTCGTGGTAGACGACGAGGACCGGGAGAACGAAGGCGACCTGGTGATGGCCGCCCAACTGGTGACCCCCCAGGCCATAAACTTCATGGCTGCCTACGGGCGGGGTCTGATCTGTCTCCCCATAGTAGGCGAAAGGCTGGACGAGCTGGATATTCACCCTATGGTCGCCCGCAACACCGACGCCCACGATACTGCCTTTACCGTTTCCATTGACCACAAGGACACCACGACCGGGATATCGGCCTTCGAGCGGGCCCTCACGATCCAAAAGGTGCTTGACCCGGCCTGCGGTCCCGAGGATTTTCGGCGTCCCGGGCACGTGTTCCCTTTGCGGGCCAAGGAGGGAGGCGTGCTGCGCCGGGCGGGCCATACCGAAGCGGCGGTAGACCTGGCCCGCCTGGCAGGGCTTTACCCCGCAGGGGTCATCTGCGAGATTATGAGCGAAGACGGTCACATGGCCCGGGTACCGGAATTGATGGAGTTCGCGGCGCGGCACGGTCTGAAGATCATTACCATTGCCGACCTCATCCAGTACCGCCGGCGGACCGAGAAGCTGGTCAAGTGCATGGTGAGTACTCACCTGCCTACCAGATACGGGGATTTCCTGGCGGTAGCCTACGAGGACCTGCTGGAACATGCCTGCCACGTGGCCTTGGTCAAGGGAGACGTGGCTACCGAGGAGCCGGTCCTGGTCCGCGTGCATTCGCAGTGTCTCACCGGGGACGTCTTCGGCTCCACCCGGTGCGATTGCGGGGAACAGTTGGCGGCGGCCCTCCGGCAGATCGAAGCCGAGGGACGGGGCGTCCTCCTGTACATGCGGCAGGAGGGAAGGGGAATAGGGCTTCTCAACAAGCTCTTCGCCTACCGTTTGCAGGATGAAGGTAAGGATACCGTCGAGGCCAACGAAGCCCTGGGCTTTCCCGCCGACCTGCGCGATTACGGGATCG from Clostridia bacterium includes these protein-coding regions:
- a CDS encoding riboflavin synthase, which produces MFTGLVEEIGKVQRLERRRLGGILAIRARKVLDDLAVGDSVAVNGVCLTVTSCDQEAFTAEVMAETLSRTNLGALEAGSKVNLERALALGGRLGGHLVTGHVDGVGTVVDRRPEGDSVWVWVEAPLELAPYLVGKGSVALDGVSLTVVERRNSVFSVSLVGHTLSHTTLGEKTVGAKVNLEIDLIARYLAGLLGLEARREPGQEGINLDLLTRYGFV
- a CDS encoding bifunctional 3,4-dihydroxy-2-butanone-4-phosphate synthase/GTP cyclohydrolase II, coding for MAYTFHTVEEAVEDIKAGKMVVVVDDEDRENEGDLVMAAQLVTPQAINFMAAYGRGLICLPIVGERLDELDIHPMVARNTDAHDTAFTVSIDHKDTTTGISAFERALTIQKVLDPACGPEDFRRPGHVFPLRAKEGGVLRRAGHTEAAVDLARLAGLYPAGVICEIMSEDGHMARVPELMEFAARHGLKIITIADLIQYRRRTEKLVKCMVSTHLPTRYGDFLAVAYEDLLEHACHVALVKGDVATEEPVLVRVHSQCLTGDVFGSTRCDCGEQLAAALRQIEAEGRGVLLYMRQEGRGIGLLNKLFAYRLQDEGKDTVEANEALGFPADLRDYGIGAQILADLGIRKLRLLTNNPRKIAGLEGYGLKVVERVPIEITPNQHNQYYLSTKKKKLGHLLNIG